The proteins below are encoded in one region of Paracoccus methylovorus:
- a CDS encoding Y-family DNA polymerase — protein sequence MTGRRIVSISLPRLAIESWLMRAARRGDAWPEDLPLALAAPGPHGPIIHAANRTAELAGARIGARAVDIRAICPNMRLEPAEPDRDAERLARLAFWARQWGPFSTPDGGDGIILDTTGVAHLFGGEAALLTSIRSGFARAGLTAGLALAPTRGAAWALARFGPERAICTDPLPMLAPLPVAGLRLSGETLLLLRRLGLKTIGNLAGLPRLSLMRRFARAEAQDNPLIRLDQALGRAPEPLDAPEPAPEFAAEARLAEPVIDPSDWLPGLMGNLCAQMAAADRGCRRLCLSVFRVDGERRDIRVAMAAPARDPAHLLRLFDGRLERLDPGYGFDLIRLAAEAVEPLKSAQPGLDGAVPQGVALERLVDRLAARFGTGAISRPLPQESHIPERTETPGPPLAKAPVPLARPDRPIRLLTPPEEIRVLYAIPEGPPAHFIWRRQTLHVTRHAGPERIAPEWWRDRPGTRLRDYFRIEDESGLRLWIYREGLVHDGRGGLPRWFLHGIFA from the coding sequence ATGACCGGGCGGCGGATCGTCTCGATTTCTCTGCCCCGCCTCGCGATCGAGAGCTGGCTGATGCGCGCGGCACGCCGGGGCGACGCATGGCCTGAGGATCTCCCGCTGGCGCTGGCCGCGCCCGGCCCGCATGGACCGATCATCCATGCCGCAAACCGCACCGCCGAACTGGCCGGCGCACGGATCGGCGCGCGCGCGGTGGATATCCGCGCCATCTGCCCCAACATGCGTCTTGAACCGGCCGAGCCCGACCGCGATGCGGAAAGGCTGGCGCGGCTAGCCTTCTGGGCGCGACAATGGGGGCCGTTCAGCACACCGGATGGCGGGGACGGCATCATCCTCGACACCACCGGCGTTGCGCATCTTTTCGGCGGCGAAGCCGCGCTGCTGACCAGTATCCGGTCCGGTTTTGCCCGCGCCGGGCTGACCGCAGGACTGGCATTGGCACCCACGCGCGGCGCAGCCTGGGCGCTGGCGCGTTTCGGCCCCGAACGTGCGATCTGCACCGATCCCTTGCCCATGCTTGCCCCTCTGCCCGTCGCGGGGTTGCGTCTGTCCGGGGAAACCCTGCTTTTGCTTCGTCGGCTGGGTCTCAAGACCATCGGCAACCTCGCAGGGCTGCCGCGCCTGTCGCTGATGCGCCGCTTTGCCCGGGCCGAGGCACAGGACAATCCGCTGATCCGTCTGGATCAGGCGCTGGGACGCGCGCCAGAGCCGCTGGATGCGCCCGAACCCGCCCCTGAATTCGCCGCCGAGGCCCGGCTGGCCGAACCAGTCATCGACCCATCCGACTGGCTGCCGGGCCTGATGGGCAATCTTTGCGCGCAAATGGCGGCGGCGGATCGCGGGTGCCGGCGGCTGTGCCTGTCGGTCTTTCGCGTCGATGGCGAACGGCGCGACATCCGCGTCGCCATGGCCGCCCCTGCGCGCGACCCAGCCCATCTGCTGCGCCTGTTCGACGGCCGGCTGGAGCGGCTGGACCCCGGCTATGGCTTTGACCTGATCCGGCTTGCCGCCGAGGCGGTCGAGCCGCTGAAATCCGCCCAGCCCGGTCTTGATGGTGCCGTTCCTCAAGGCGTCGCGCTGGAGCGGCTGGTGGACCGGCTTGCGGCACGCTTTGGCACGGGTGCAATCAGCCGTCCGCTGCCGCAGGAAAGCCATATCCCCGAACGCACCGAGACCCCCGGCCCGCCGCTGGCCAAGGCCCCTGTCCCACTTGCCCGGCCGGACCGTCCGATCCGCCTGCTGACCCCACCCGAAGAGATCCGCGTGCTTTACGCCATTCCCGAAGGGCCGCCCGCGCATTTCATCTGGCGGCGGCAGACCCTGCACGTCACCCGCCATGCAGGCCCGGAACGCATCGCCCCCGAATGGTGGCGTGACCGACCGGGCACAAGGTTGCGCGACTATTTCCGCATCGAGGATGAAAGCGGGCTGCGGCTGTGGATCTATCGCGAAGGGCTGGTCCATGACGGTCGCGGCGGGTTGCCGCGCTGGTTCCTGCACGGGATTTTTGCCTGA
- a CDS encoding ImuA family protein, producing MSACPFPFGLAPFGRAPVPAVPEPTAPSLSEAFDTRPLAGAAAGFVLATLPPGRIMWVQDRLSRIEFGTPFLPGTGRDLLRLDLTRPADVLAALEDGLQSRALAAVVGEIHGPAPALSFTASRRLALRAETAGLPCWLIRHATAPEASAARMRWRLAPLPSAANPDDSQAPGDPRWLAELFRARGQPPSTWIVRHDRAADRLDFSAPPRDRELADARGTPGRRMA from the coding sequence ATGTCCGCTTGCCCTTTCCCCTTCGGACTGGCGCCTTTCGGACGGGCGCCGGTCCCTGCGGTGCCGGAACCGACCGCGCCGTCCCTGTCCGAAGCCTTCGACACCCGACCATTGGCCGGCGCGGCCGCCGGATTCGTGCTGGCCACCCTGCCGCCCGGACGGATTATGTGGGTTCAGGACCGGCTGAGTCGGATCGAATTCGGCACCCCCTTCCTGCCCGGAACCGGGCGGGATTTGCTGCGGCTGGACCTGACGCGCCCCGCCGATGTGCTGGCCGCGCTGGAGGATGGGCTGCAAAGCCGCGCCCTTGCCGCCGTGGTGGGCGAAATCCATGGTCCCGCCCCGGCACTGAGCTTTACCGCCAGCCGGCGTCTTGCCTTACGGGCCGAAACGGCGGGCCTGCCGTGCTGGCTGATCCGCCACGCCACAGCCCCAGAAGCCAGCGCGGCACGGATGCGTTGGCGATTGGCGCCACTGCCCTCGGCCGCAAATCCCGACGATTCACAGGCGCCCGGCGATCCGCGCTGGCTGGCCGAGCTGTTTCGGGCACGCGGCCAGCCGCCCTCGACCTGGATCGTGCGCCATGACCGGGCGGCGGATCGTCTCGATTTCTCTGCCCCGCCTCGCGATCGAGAGCTGGCTGATGCGCGCGGCACGCCGGGGCGACGCATGGCCTGA
- the tpa gene encoding hypotaurine--pyruvate aminotransferase Tpa, with translation MTLDLNANDMSHVVEADRAHVWHHLSQHKQYETIDPRVFVEGKGMRLWDATGREFLDAVSGGVWTVNVGYGRESIANAIRDQLIKLNYYAGAAGTVPGAIFAQKLIEKMPGMSRVYYSNSGSEANEKVYKMVRQIAASHHGGKKWKILYRDRDYHGTTIGTLATSGQDQRAMQYGPYPDGFIRVPHCLEYRKQWDVENYGERAADAIEEVILREGPDTVGAIVLEPVTAGGGVITPPEGYWQRVQEICRKYDILLHIDEVVCGLGRTGTWFGYQQYGIEPDFVTMAKGVASGYAAISCTVTTERVFEMFKDKPQDGMSFFRDISTFGGCTAGPVAAIENMRIIEDEDLLANTTAMGERVLANLNALMEKHKVIGDVRGKGLFCGAELVSDRKSREPADEKQVQAVVAECLAQSVIIGATNRSLPGMNNTLCLSPALIATADDIDRITDTIDRALSSVFG, from the coding sequence ATGACGCTTGATCTGAACGCCAATGACATGTCGCATGTGGTCGAGGCCGACCGCGCCCATGTCTGGCACCATCTCAGCCAGCACAAGCAATACGAAACCATCGACCCCCGCGTCTTTGTCGAAGGCAAAGGCATGCGGCTGTGGGATGCCACGGGGCGCGAATTCCTTGATGCCGTCTCGGGCGGCGTCTGGACCGTCAACGTCGGCTATGGCCGCGAAAGCATCGCCAACGCGATCCGCGACCAGCTTATCAAGCTGAACTATTACGCGGGTGCCGCTGGCACGGTGCCGGGCGCGATCTTTGCCCAGAAGCTGATCGAAAAGATGCCGGGCATGAGCCGGGTGTATTATTCGAACTCGGGCTCCGAGGCGAACGAGAAGGTCTACAAGATGGTGCGCCAGATCGCGGCCAGCCATCACGGCGGCAAGAAGTGGAAGATCCTTTACCGCGACCGCGACTATCACGGCACCACCATCGGGACCTTGGCCACCTCGGGTCAGGACCAGCGCGCAATGCAATATGGCCCCTATCCGGACGGTTTCATCCGCGTGCCGCATTGTCTTGAATACCGCAAGCAATGGGATGTGGAAAACTACGGCGAACGCGCCGCCGACGCCATAGAAGAGGTGATCCTGCGCGAAGGCCCCGATACCGTCGGCGCCATCGTGCTGGAGCCGGTCACCGCAGGCGGCGGCGTCATCACCCCGCCCGAAGGCTATTGGCAGCGCGTGCAAGAGATCTGCCGCAAATACGATATCCTGCTGCATATCGACGAAGTGGTCTGCGGGCTGGGCCGCACCGGCACCTGGTTCGGTTATCAGCAATACGGGATCGAGCCGGATTTCGTGACCATGGCCAAGGGTGTCGCCTCGGGCTACGCCGCGATCTCCTGCACCGTCACCACCGAGCGCGTCTTTGAAATGTTCAAGGACAAGCCCCAGGACGGGATGAGCTTTTTCCGCGACATCTCGACCTTTGGCGGCTGCACCGCCGGCCCGGTCGCGGCGATCGAGAACATGCGCATCATCGAGGACGAGGACCTGCTGGCCAACACCACCGCCATGGGCGAACGGGTGCTGGCCAACCTCAACGCGCTGATGGAAAAGCACAAGGTCATCGGCGACGTGCGAGGCAAGGGCCTGTTCTGCGGCGCCGAGCTGGTTTCGGACCGCAAGTCCCGCGAGCCTGCGGACGAAAAACAGGTGCAGGCCGTGGTTGCCGAATGTCTGGCGCAGAGCGTCATCATCGGCGCGACCAACCGCTCGTTGCCCGGGATGAACAATACGCTGTGCCTGTCGCCGGCGCTGATCGCCACCGCCGACGACATCGACCGCATCACCGACACCATCGACCGTGCACTGAGCAGCGTGTTCGGCTGA
- a CDS encoding branched-chain amino acid ABC transporter permease, with protein MIYLFQVLNGIGLGMLYFLLAVGLSVIFGLLQFVNFAHGAFYLLGAYLTYDLTMRGFNFWAAMPLATLIVAGVAALIEALLLHRIYKLPHTFHILVTVGLALVIQELAIIAWGPLGGSVPAPAGLQGVVILGDFIYPQYRLFTIGFTAVLAGLLWWLLEGTRLGAIVRGGSESPANMALLGYNTMRINTVVFGFGAGLAGLAGALAAPIRGVEPFMGAEALSVAFVVVVIGGMGSYTGALVAGLLVGVVQSVMTTLWPEGARLMIYVGMALVIALMPRGLLGRA; from the coding sequence GTGATCTACCTTTTCCAGGTTCTGAACGGCATCGGTCTGGGGATGCTGTATTTCCTGCTTGCGGTCGGCCTAAGCGTCATCTTCGGCCTGCTGCAATTCGTGAACTTTGCCCATGGCGCCTTTTATCTGCTGGGCGCCTATCTGACCTATGACCTGACCATGCGCGGCTTCAACTTTTGGGCCGCCATGCCGCTGGCCACGCTGATCGTCGCCGGCGTTGCCGCGCTGATCGAGGCGCTGCTGCTGCATCGCATCTACAAGCTGCCGCATACCTTCCACATTCTGGTGACGGTCGGGCTTGCGCTGGTCATCCAGGAGCTTGCGATCATCGCATGGGGGCCGTTGGGCGGCTCGGTGCCTGCGCCTGCGGGGCTGCAGGGCGTCGTCATCCTGGGCGATTTCATCTATCCGCAATACCGCCTGTTCACCATCGGCTTCACCGCCGTTCTGGCCGGGCTGCTGTGGTGGCTGCTGGAAGGGACACGTCTGGGCGCCATCGTTCGCGGCGGTTCGGAATCGCCGGCGAACATGGCGCTGCTGGGCTATAACACCATGCGCATCAACACGGTGGTCTTCGGCTTTGGCGCCGGGCTTGCAGGGCTGGCGGGGGCGCTTGCGGCGCCGATCCGGGGTGTCGAGCCCTTCATGGGGGCCGAGGCGCTGTCCGTCGCCTTCGTCGTCGTCGTGATCGGCGGCATGGGCAGCTATACCGGCGCGCTTGTCGCGGGCTTGCTGGTCGGCGTGGTGCAAAGCGTCATGACGACCCTGTGGCCCGAGGGCGCACGTCTGATGATCTATGTCGGCATGGCGCTGGTTATCGCGCTGATGCCGCGCGGCCTGTTGGGGAGGGCATAG
- a CDS encoding ABC transporter substrate-binding protein produces the protein MINRRRFLTTSTLAAASLAAPGLVTRAFAAGEALKIGVPVPISGAFAANGKFATIGAVLAAEEIAAAHGVQVSTLDLDTEGKPATAVRKVQDALAQDGVKLFAGGILSSESLAMGKEIERGGGAFMTTAGADEITGVDCNRATFRWSVPTYGAINETVRPIIDALPDAKKWYTITPQYVFGDGLLNAAKDVFAEKGIEHVGNSYHSLTDKEFSGYLTNAIAAQPDVLLLLNFGAQSSDTLRQAVSFGLKERMTIVVAWASGLEQFEALGPDICEGVYFGAQYWHGADTPLNRELVAKVQEKHGFNPNYSFAGSYICAKLLLEAAVKAGSPEGPGVSAALGGLKYEGLTGPEEIRAADNQVIKDYYLLKGKAKADMADKDDYAEIISAGKSFLSPEDAGCKMPA, from the coding sequence ATGATCAATCGTCGTCGCTTCCTGACCACATCCACGCTGGCTGCGGCCTCGCTCGCTGCGCCGGGTCTTGTCACTCGTGCTTTCGCTGCTGGTGAGGCGTTGAAGATCGGCGTGCCGGTGCCGATTTCCGGCGCGTTCGCGGCCAATGGCAAATTCGCCACTATCGGCGCAGTGCTGGCCGCAGAAGAGATCGCAGCCGCGCATGGCGTACAGGTCTCGACCCTTGACCTCGATACCGAGGGCAAGCCGGCCACCGCCGTGCGCAAGGTGCAGGACGCACTGGCGCAAGACGGGGTCAAGCTTTTCGCCGGCGGCATCCTGTCGTCGGAATCGCTTGCTATGGGCAAAGAGATCGAACGCGGCGGCGGTGCCTTCATGACGACGGCGGGGGCGGACGAGATCACCGGCGTCGATTGCAACAGGGCCACCTTCCGCTGGTCGGTGCCGACCTATGGCGCGATCAACGAGACGGTCCGCCCGATCATCGACGCGCTGCCCGATGCGAAAAAATGGTATACGATCACCCCGCAATATGTCTTTGGCGACGGACTGCTGAACGCGGCCAAGGATGTCTTTGCCGAAAAGGGCATCGAGCATGTCGGCAACAGCTATCATTCGCTGACCGACAAGGAATTCTCGGGCTACCTGACCAACGCCATCGCCGCCCAGCCGGATGTGCTCTTGCTGCTGAACTTTGGCGCGCAAAGCTCTGACACGCTGCGGCAGGCGGTCAGCTTTGGCCTCAAGGAGCGCATGACCATCGTCGTCGCCTGGGCCTCGGGGCTGGAGCAGTTCGAGGCGTTGGGGCCGGACATCTGCGAAGGCGTCTATTTCGGCGCGCAATACTGGCACGGGGCCGATACGCCGCTGAATCGCGAACTGGTGGCCAAGGTGCAGGAAAAGCACGGCTTCAACCCGAACTATTCCTTTGCGGGCTCATACATCTGCGCCAAGCTGCTGCTGGAGGCGGCGGTCAAGGCCGGCTCGCCCGAGGGTCCCGGCGTCTCGGCCGCCTTGGGCGGACTGAAATACGAGGGCCTGACCGGCCCGGAAGAAATCCGCGCCGCCGACAATCAGGTCATCAAGGATTACTACCTGCTCAAGGGCAAGGCCAAGGCCGACATGGCCGACAAGGACGATTACGCCGAGATCATCAGCGCCGGCAAATCGTTCCTGTCGCCCGAGGATGCCGGCTGCAAGATGCCCGCCTGA
- a CDS encoding error-prone DNA polymerase, translating to MPDRHAQPEVLLPAVEQPNPPSDYVELAVTSAFSFLLGASHPRELALAAYRHGYDALGITDLNSLAGVVRLHATAKKLRLRPLIGARIVLADGSGFLAYPTDRAAYGRLASLITKGRREDLDGKWQKKGRCDLNLDDLAAHAQGMRLIWLPGTDLSPLPGLAVRLPQLSHVAASWLYRGDDRARINRLDRAARAAGLSIVAINDVHYHAPERRPLQDVMTCIREGTTIAQAGLRLAQNAERHLKPPAQMIQLFADWPHAIRASREIADSCHFSLDELQYEYPRESVPPGLTPQQHLENLTWRRAHARYPAGISPKVHATLKKELALIGEKKIAQYFLTIHEIVRYAESKSILHQGRGSAANSAVCYVLGITPVDPDVHDLLFERFISQNRKEPPDIDVDFEHERREEVIQHIYRRYGRHRAGLCATVIHYRPRSAIREVGKVMGLSEDVTSALANTVWGSWGQDMSAADTGQAGLDLKDPLMSRTVKLAEEMIGMPRHLSQHVGGFVLTEGPLSETVPIGNAAMPERSFIEWDKDDIDELHILKVDVLALGMLTCIRKCFALIETHYGKALTLSDFHEDDAETYAMLCRGDSIGSFQVESRAQMAMLPRLKPEKFYDLVIQVAIVRPGPIQGNMVHPYLRRRNGQETVDYPRPKDGDPDELKNILFRTEGVPIFQEQAMKIAMVAAQFTPQEVDDLRKAMATFRSRGTIGELQGKMVGKMVERGYDRDFAERCFNQIKGFGDYGFPESHAAAFAHLAYVSAWLKCHHPAAFAAALLNSQPMGFYAPAQIVRDVRDHGVTVLPVDVNISEWDNTLEPCNGCFALRLGLRQIDGLSKTQAERITKARAEPYADLAQLKARTQLDARAIRVIAAADGLRSMGLDRRAGLWQARALRDAPELPLFGHQDEGAEPTVTLPAMPLCEHVTADYQTLRLSLKAHPMRFLRRSLTAQGYVSAAGMAQLTSGAALRMAGIVLVRQRPGSAKGTCFITLEDETGVANLVIWQKTFERFRKVAMTARLLEVHGQIQRAENVTHIVAHWLGDRSDALLRLAGEAPAKLPQPRPGHPRQVRILPKSRDFH from the coding sequence ATGCCCGACCGTCATGCCCAGCCCGAGGTCCTGCTGCCCGCGGTCGAACAGCCGAACCCGCCCTCGGATTACGTCGAACTGGCGGTCACCAGCGCCTTCAGCTTTCTGCTTGGCGCCTCGCATCCGCGCGAACTGGCGCTGGCAGCATATCGTCATGGCTATGATGCGCTGGGGATCACGGATCTGAACAGCCTTGCGGGCGTGGTTCGGCTGCATGCCACGGCGAAAAAACTGCGCCTCCGCCCGCTGATCGGGGCACGGATCGTGCTAGCCGACGGCTCGGGCTTTCTGGCCTATCCAACCGACCGCGCGGCCTATGGCCGGCTTGCCTCGTTGATCACCAAGGGACGGCGAGAGGACCTTGACGGAAAATGGCAGAAAAAGGGCCGCTGCGACCTGAACCTTGACGATCTGGCCGCACATGCGCAGGGGATGCGGCTGATCTGGTTGCCCGGCACCGACCTGTCGCCCCTGCCCGGTCTGGCCGTCCGCCTGCCGCAGCTTTCCCATGTCGCGGCAAGCTGGCTATATCGCGGCGACGACCGGGCGCGGATCAACCGGCTGGACCGGGCAGCACGGGCGGCGGGGCTCTCTATCGTCGCCATCAACGACGTGCATTACCATGCGCCCGAACGCCGCCCCTTGCAGGATGTGATGACCTGTATCCGCGAAGGGACCACCATCGCCCAAGCGGGGCTGCGGCTGGCGCAGAATGCCGAGCGGCATCTGAAACCGCCCGCCCAGATGATCCAGCTTTTCGCCGACTGGCCCCATGCCATCCGCGCCAGCCGCGAGATCGCCGATAGCTGTCACTTTTCGCTGGATGAACTGCAATACGAATACCCCCGCGAAAGCGTGCCGCCGGGCCTGACCCCGCAGCAGCATCTGGAAAACCTGACCTGGCGCCGCGCCCATGCGCGCTATCCGGCAGGCATTTCGCCCAAGGTCCATGCCACGCTGAAAAAGGAACTGGCGCTGATCGGCGAAAAGAAGATCGCCCAATATTTCCTGACCATTCACGAGATCGTCCGTTACGCCGAAAGCAAAAGCATCCTGCATCAGGGCCGCGGCTCGGCGGCGAATTCGGCGGTCTGCTATGTGCTGGGCATCACCCCTGTCGATCCCGACGTCCACGACCTGCTGTTCGAGCGTTTCATCAGCCAGAACCGCAAGGAACCGCCCGACATCGACGTGGATTTCGAACATGAACGGCGCGAAGAAGTCATCCAGCACATCTACAGGCGATATGGCCGCCACCGCGCCGGCCTTTGCGCCACGGTGATCCATTACCGTCCCCGCAGCGCCATCCGCGAGGTCGGCAAGGTCATGGGCCTGTCCGAAGACGTTACCTCGGCGCTGGCCAACACGGTCTGGGGCAGTTGGGGCCAGGACATGTCGGCCGCCGACACCGGTCAGGCGGGGCTCGACCTGAAGGACCCGCTGATGAGCCGCACGGTAAAGCTGGCGGAAGAGATGATCGGCATGCCGCGCCACCTGTCGCAGCATGTGGGCGGATTCGTCCTGACCGAAGGGCCACTGTCGGAAACCGTCCCCATCGGCAATGCCGCCATGCCCGAGCGCAGCTTTATCGAATGGGACAAGGACGACATCGACGAATTGCACATCCTCAAGGTCGATGTGCTGGCGCTGGGGATGCTGACCTGCATCCGCAAATGCTTTGCGTTGATCGAAACGCATTACGGCAAGGCGTTGACGCTTTCAGATTTCCACGAGGACGATGCGGAAACCTACGCCATGCTGTGCCGGGGCGACAGTATCGGCTCCTTCCAGGTCGAAAGCCGGGCGCAAATGGCCATGCTTCCGCGACTGAAGCCCGAAAAGTTCTACGACTTGGTGATCCAGGTCGCCATCGTCCGCCCCGGCCCAATTCAGGGCAACATGGTTCATCCCTATCTGCGTCGCCGCAATGGGCAGGAAACAGTCGACTATCCGCGCCCCAAGGACGGCGACCCGGACGAGTTGAAAAATATCCTCTTCCGCACCGAAGGCGTGCCTATCTTTCAGGAACAGGCGATGAAGATTGCCATGGTCGCCGCGCAGTTCACCCCGCAGGAGGTGGACGATCTGCGCAAGGCCATGGCCACCTTCCGCTCGCGCGGCACGATAGGAGAGTTGCAGGGCAAGATGGTCGGCAAAATGGTCGAACGCGGCTATGACCGGGACTTTGCCGAGCGTTGCTTCAACCAGATCAAGGGTTTCGGCGATTACGGCTTTCCCGAAAGCCATGCGGCGGCCTTTGCGCATCTGGCCTATGTCTCGGCATGGCTGAAATGCCATCACCCGGCCGCCTTCGCAGCGGCGCTTCTGAACAGCCAGCCGATGGGCTTCTACGCCCCGGCCCAGATCGTGCGCGACGTGCGCGACCACGGCGTCACCGTGCTGCCGGTCGATGTGAACATCAGCGAATGGGACAATACATTGGAACCTTGCAATGGCTGTTTTGCCCTGCGTCTTGGCCTGCGCCAGATCGACGGCTTGTCCAAAACGCAGGCCGAGCGCATCACGAAGGCACGGGCCGAACCATATGCCGATCTGGCCCAGTTGAAGGCTCGTACCCAGCTTGATGCCCGCGCCATCCGGGTGATCGCGGCGGCGGACGGCTTACGCTCGATGGGGCTGGACCGGCGGGCGGGGCTCTGGCAGGCGCGCGCCTTGCGCGACGCGCCGGAACTGCCGCTGTTCGGACACCAAGACGAAGGGGCCGAGCCCACCGTTACCCTGCCCGCCATGCCCTTGTGCGAACACGTCACCGCCGATTACCAGACGCTGCGCCTGTCGCTGAAGGCCCATCCCATGCGTTTTTTGCGGCGCAGCCTGACGGCGCAGGGTTATGTTTCGGCAGCCGGAATGGCCCAACTGACGAGCGGCGCTGCGCTGCGCATGGCCGGTATCGTGCTGGTACGCCAGCGCCCGGGCAGCGCCAAGGGCACCTGTTTCATCACGCTTGAGGATGAAACCGGAGTGGCAAATCTGGTGATCTGGCAAAAGACATTCGAGCGTTTCCGCAAGGTCGCGATGACCGCCCGCCTGCTGGAGGTGCATGGCCAGATCCAGCGCGCCGAGAATGTGACCCATATCGTCGCGCATTGGCTGGGCGACCGTTCGGACGCGTTGTTGCGCCTGGCCGGAGAGGCGCCCGCCAAGCTGCCCCAACCCCGCCCCGGCCATCCGCGACAAGTGCGCATCCTGCCGAAATCGCGGGATTTCCACTAA
- the pdxR gene encoding MocR-like pyridoxine biosynthesis transcription factor PdxR encodes MPIPPDAFFLDHAAGLPLQVQLRRQIIASVTAGRFRAGEKLPSTRALAGHLGVARVTVAQAFAELVSTDYLTSRDRSGHFISDSIERRLEAEPPASDTPRFDWGRQLEGRFARAQRTDRERDWRGFAYPFVYGQADPALVDHAAWRDCAMRTLGRREFDSVTGDLYDADDSELVDHIARQILPRRGISAGPDEILLTMGAQNALWLVTQVLLRPGASCAVEDPSYPGQREILLASRARILPVPVDMRGLPPDAIPPGVSAVFTTASHQCPTNSTMPLSRRKELLARAQTQGFAVVEDDYEFEMSFARAPSPALKAIDRAGAVIYIGSFSKSVFPGVRLGYVVGDPRFIAEARALRGMVLRHPPGHMQRTLAHFLSLGHYDAQANRMRRAYARRREVMLAAIAREGLQLASPEATGGSSFWLATPQGVDSGELAARLKSREVLIEPGAPFFAVPALGRGFFRLAYSSISAERIPEGIRRIALALEELA; translated from the coding sequence ATGCCGATTCCCCCCGACGCCTTTTTTCTGGACCATGCCGCCGGCCTGCCCCTGCAGGTCCAGCTTCGCCGTCAGATCATCGCATCGGTGACGGCGGGGCGGTTCCGCGCCGGTGAAAAACTGCCCTCGACCCGGGCGCTGGCCGGACATCTGGGCGTGGCGCGGGTAACGGTGGCGCAGGCTTTTGCAGAACTCGTTTCGACCGATTACCTGACCAGCCGCGACCGCTCTGGCCATTTTATCTCGGATTCCATCGAGCGGCGGCTCGAGGCCGAGCCGCCCGCCTCTGATACCCCGCGCTTTGACTGGGGCCGCCAGTTGGAGGGCCGCTTTGCCCGCGCGCAGCGCACAGACCGCGAACGCGACTGGCGGGGCTTTGCCTATCCCTTCGTCTATGGCCAGGCCGATCCGGCGCTGGTCGATCACGCTGCCTGGCGCGACTGTGCCATGCGCACGCTGGGTCGGCGCGAGTTCGATTCCGTCACCGGCGATCTTTACGACGCCGACGATTCCGAACTGGTCGATCACATCGCCCGCCAGATCCTGCCCCGGCGCGGCATCAGCGCCGGACCCGACGAGATCCTGCTGACCATGGGCGCGCAGAACGCGCTGTGGCTGGTGACGCAGGTGCTGCTGCGCCCCGGCGCCTCTTGCGCCGTCGAGGACCCTTCCTATCCCGGCCAGCGCGAGATCCTGTTGGCCAGCCGGGCCCGCATCCTGCCGGTCCCGGTCGATATGCGCGGCCTGCCGCCCGACGCCATTCCGCCCGGCGTCTCGGCGGTGTTCACCACGGCCAGCCATCAATGCCCGACCAATTCCACCATGCCGCTGTCGCGCCGCAAGGAGCTTTTGGCGCGCGCCCAGACGCAAGGTTTCGCGGTGGTCGAGGATGACTATGAATTCGAGATGTCCTTTGCCCGTGCGCCTTCGCCCGCGCTGAAGGCCATCGACCGGGCGGGTGCGGTAATCTACATCGGCTCGTTTTCGAAATCGGTCTTTCCCGGCGTGCGGCTTGGCTATGTGGTGGGCGATCCGCGCTTCATCGCCGAGGCACGGGCGCTGCGCGGCATGGTGCTGCGTCACCCGCCCGGCCATATGCAGCGGACATTGGCGCATTTCCTGTCGCTTGGCCATTACGACGCGCAGGCGAACCGCATGCGCCGCGCCTATGCCCGGCGGCGCGAAGTCATGCTGGCTGCCATCGCACGCGAGGGGCTGCAACTCGCCTCACCCGAGGCGACCGGCGGTTCCAGCTTCTGGCTGGCCACGCCCCAAGGGGTGGATTCCGGTGAACTCGCCGCGCGGCTCAAGTCGCGCGAGGTGCTGATCGAGCCGGGCGCACCCTTTTTCGCCGTCCCCGCGTTGGGAAGGGGCTTCTTTCGCCTCGCCTATTCCTCGATCTCGGCCGAGCGCATCCCCGAGGGAATCCGGCGGATCGCCTTGGCGCTGGAAGAGCTGGCCTAA